From a single Myxocyprinus asiaticus isolate MX2 ecotype Aquarium Trade chromosome 47, UBuf_Myxa_2, whole genome shotgun sequence genomic region:
- the LOC127436946 gene encoding inner nuclear membrane protein Man1-like, with amino-acid sequence MASVQLTDEELFSELKRLGFIPGPVTESTRPVYLKKLKKLREEQPQQRGSRGGKGRNSSGSINNNNDGSSNSNAAARAPGSSARPPGSDVTRLSASRSAGGRPTPSEKRSGADRTGKIVLGFSSDESDAEAPQKKAGLNHSSGSRRDRGSASQTPIRPAETPAIRRSDHRLIGYNSLGLSVDRKGISRSPWWADRSKSSLGAEERDRGEDEDLEETERDSRAVNGNKAFYGSNSSQLARDYSDTDDEEEEEDRDRPRERRLTSRHSPPKPAYLSPFRSVWDSEKTAHDTPDFRGLDMVGERREDDDKEPRALSGGFLSRYQPKRPGLFTGTDGDDSNKNHLDNGDGESASSSSSSSTRFSIGLRPRFSSYTGLSATYLANHSNHTGLNHSYSHASSFKSKQHTATVPEDELLQQFKREEEVSATGGFSAHYLSMILLTAACLFFVVLGLMYLRMRGSNTSEAGAVIKKHPFGPEFDEAYDIKDRELILNLLLSLHEHLANVAGEHDCRDHNNPLNRSVSFNDASEYLKLQNKDYESWMATSLEWIMKTKEVFGIKFIGDDPKQPVEDVSEILRLESIHPRMSFFCRFKRAFLIVIFRVLLILAGIGVVWGLVYYMKYRWRREEEETRQMYDMVERIIDVMRSHNEACQENKDLQPYLPIPHVRDSLVQPQDRKKMKKVWDRAVKFLSANESRIRTETQRIGGADFTVWRWLQPSMSPDKMSSMPSKVWQGKAFPLDRRNSPPNSLTPCLKIRNMFDPVMEVGENWHLAIQEAILEKCSDNDGIVHIAVDKNSREGCVYVKCLSAEHSGKAFKALHGSWFDGKLVTVKYLRLDRYHQRFPQALGCNTTLKPSSSSMNSMSRLNQRSSTSSSLGLS; translated from the exons ATGGCGTCCGTGCAGTTAACGGATGAGGAGCTTTTCTCTGAATTAAAACGACTCGGATTCATCCCGGGCCCAGTGACGGAGAGCACGCGGCCCGTGTAcctgaagaaactgaaaaaactgCGGGAGGAGCAGCCACAGCAGCGGGGATCCAGGGGCGGGAAAGGGCGCAACAGCAGCGGGAgtatcaacaacaacaacgacGGCAGCAGCAACAGTAACGCCGCGGCGCGAGCTCCGGGATCCAGCGCCAGGCCACCGGGCAGTGACGTCACGCGCCTGAGCGCCAGCCGGAGCGCCGGTGGTCGACCGACGCCAAGCGAAAAGCGCAGCGGTGCAGACAGAACAGGAAAGATCGTGCTGGGCTTCAGCTCGGACGAGTCGGACGCGGAGGCGCCGCAGAAAAAAGCAGGCCTGAATCACAGCAGCGGCAGCAGGCGAGACCGAGGATCCGCGTCGCAGACTCCCATCAGGCCGGCGGAAACACCCGCTATTCGCAGGAGCGACCATCGGTTAATCGGTTATAACTCCCTCGGTTTATCCGTGGACAGAAAAGGCATATCTAGGTCTCCGTGGTGGGCAGACCGGAGTAAATCCAGCCTAGGGGCGGAGGAACGAGATCGCGGCGAAGACGAGGATTTGGAGGAAACGGAGAGAGACAGTCGGGCTGTAAACGGGAATAAGGCGTTTTATGGGTCGAATAGTAGCCAGTTAGCTCGGGATTACTCCGACACAGACgacgaggaggaggaagaggatcgAGACCGTCCTCGCGAGCGCCGCCTGACTTCCAGACACAGTCCGCCGAAACCAGCCTATTTGTCCCCGTTCCGGAGCGTCTGGGACTCGGAGAAGACGGCGCATGATACCCCAGACTTCAGAGGTCTAGACATGGTGGGGGAACGGAGGGAAGACGATGACAAGGAACCAAGGGCGCTCAGTGGAGGCTTCCTGAGCCGCTATCAGCCTAAGCGGCCTGGTTTGTTCACCGGTACCGACGGGGATGACAGTAATAAGAACCACCTCGACAACGGAGATGGCGAGTCcgctagcagcagcagcagcagcagcactcGGTTCAGTATCGGGCTTAGACCGCGGTTCTCCTCCTACACCGGTCTGTCTGCCACTTACCTAGCGAACCACTCCAACCACACCGGTTTGAATCACTCCTACAGCCATGCCTCATCCTTCAAGTCCAAACAGCACACAGCGACTGTGCCGGAGGACGAGCTCCTGCAGCAGTTTAAAAGAGAAGAGGAGGTGTCTGCCACCGGGGGCTTCAGCGCTCACTACCTGTCCATGATCCTCCTGACAGCCGCATGTCTGTTCTTCGTGGTGCTGGGCCTCATGTACCTGCGGATGCGGGGCTCCAACACCTCAGAGGCGGGTGCAGTCA tCAAGAAACACCCGTTCGGACCAGAGTTTGATGAAGCATAT GACATCAAAGATCGAGAACTCATTCTCAACCTTCTGCTGTCTCTACATGAACACCTGGCTAATGTTGCAG GAGAACATGATTGTAGGGACCATAACAATCCTTTAAACAGAAGTGTCTCCTTCAATGATGCCTCTGAGTACCTCaag CTCCAAAACAAAGATTATGAAAGCTGGATGGCAACATCTTTAGAATGGATCATGAAAACCAAAGAAGTTTTCGGGATAAA GTTCATTGGTGATGACCCTAAACAACCTGTAGAGGACGTATCGGAAATCTTACGGCTAGAGTCCATCCACCCCCGTATGTCCTTCTTCTGCCGCTTCAAACGGGCCTTCTTAATTGTGATCTTCAGAGTTCTCCTCATCCTCGCAG GCATCGGTGTAGTTTGGGGCTTGGTGTATTATATGAAATATAGATGGCGCAGAGAAGAAGAGGAAACAAGGCAGATGTATGACATGGTGGAGAGAATCATTG ATGTCATGAGGAGCCATAACGAGGCCTGTCAGGAGAATAAGGACCTACAGCCATACCTGCCCATTCCTCATGTCCGTGACTCTCTTGTCCAGCCTCAGGACAG AAAGAAGATGAAAAAAGTGTGGGACAGAGCGGTCAAGTTCCTCTCAGCCAACGAGTCTCGCATCCGGACAGAAACACAGAGGATTGGAGGGGCAGACTTCACTGTGTGGAGGTGGCTTCAGCCCTCAATGTCACCTGATAAGATGTCCAGCATGCCCTCAAAAGTGTGGCAAGGCAAAG CATTTCCTTTGGACAGAAGAAATTCACCACCAAACAGCTTAACGCCATGCTTGAAGATTCGCAACATGTTTGACCCAGTAAT GGAAGTGGGGGAAAACTGGCACCTCGCCATTCAGGAAGCCATTTTGGAGAAGTGCAGTGATAATGATGGAATCGTTCACATAGCCGTCGACAAAAATTCTAGAGAG GGCTGCGTTTATGTGAAGTGCCTTTCAGCAGAGCATTCTGGAAAAGCTTTCAAAGCGCTTCATGGCTCCTGGTTTGATG GTAAGCTGGTTACCGTGAAGTATTTGCGTTTGGATCGCTACCACCAGCGTTTCCCACAAGCCCTGGGCTGCAACACAACACTGAAGCCCTCCAGCTCCAGCATGAACAGCATGTCGCGCCTGAACCAGCGATCCAGCACGTCCAGCTCGCTTGGTTTGTCTTGA
- the LOC127436953 gene encoding methionine-R-sulfoxide reductase B3-like isoform X1: protein MRFFHSRPLSLSALLFCSVLTPFLLSGTCRSKKTWPKTFPEEELRKRLTPMQYHVTQEKGTESAFTGKYTDNKEEGTYHCVVCGTPLFTSDKKFDSGSGWPSFFDLINKDSITQTDDFSYGMHRVEITCSQCGAHLGHLFDDGPRPTRKRYCMNSASLNFQSKNSASGGVEPTEGAGQSPSSSKNEAL from the exons ATGCGCTTCTTTCACAGCAGACCCCTTTCACTCTCTGCCCTGCTGTTCTGCTCGGTCCTAACGCCATTCCTTCTGTCTG GAACATGCCGGAGCAAGAAGACATGGCCCAAAACCTTCCCAGAGGAGGAGCTGAGGAAGCGATTGACCCCCATGCAGTACCATGTTACTCAGGAGAAAGGTACAGAGAG TGCTTTTACAGGAAAATATACAGATAACAAAGAGGAAGGAACGTACCACTGTGTTGTTTGCGGCACCCCACTTTTCAC gTCTGATAAGAAGTTTGACTCTGGATCAG GATGGCCTTCCTTTTTTGATTTGATCAATAAGGACTCCATCACACAAACAGATGACTTTTCATATGGCATGCACAGAGTGGAGATAACCTGCAGTCAG TGTGGTGCTCACCTGGGCCACCTCTTTGATGATGGACCCCGGCCAACAAGGAAGCGCTACTGCATGAACTCAGCTTCCCTCAATTTCCAATCGAAAAACAGTGCCTCTGGGGGGGTGGAGCCAACCGAAGGCGCTGGCCAATCACCATCTTCTAGTAAGAATGAAGCTCTTTAA
- the LOC127436953 gene encoding methionine-R-sulfoxide reductase B3, mitochondrial-like isoform X2 — protein MSGFNLLHLVTQGQPVKLKACGLPSGTCRSKKTWPKTFPEEELRKRLTPMQYHVTQEKGTESAFTGKYTDNKEEGTYHCVVCGTPLFTSDKKFDSGSGWPSFFDLINKDSITQTDDFSYGMHRVEITCSQCGAHLGHLFDDGPRPTRKRYCMNSASLNFQSKNSASGGVEPTEGAGQSPSSSKNEAL, from the exons ATGTCCGGATTCAATCTACTGCATCTGGTCACCCAAGGCCAACCTGTAAAACTCAAGGCCTGCGGGCTCCCCTCAG GAACATGCCGGAGCAAGAAGACATGGCCCAAAACCTTCCCAGAGGAGGAGCTGAGGAAGCGATTGACCCCCATGCAGTACCATGTTACTCAGGAGAAAGGTACAGAGAG TGCTTTTACAGGAAAATATACAGATAACAAAGAGGAAGGAACGTACCACTGTGTTGTTTGCGGCACCCCACTTTTCAC gTCTGATAAGAAGTTTGACTCTGGATCAG GATGGCCTTCCTTTTTTGATTTGATCAATAAGGACTCCATCACACAAACAGATGACTTTTCATATGGCATGCACAGAGTGGAGATAACCTGCAGTCAG TGTGGTGCTCACCTGGGCCACCTCTTTGATGATGGACCCCGGCCAACAAGGAAGCGCTACTGCATGAACTCAGCTTCCCTCAATTTCCAATCGAAAAACAGTGCCTCTGGGGGGGTGGAGCCAACCGAAGGCGCTGGCCAATCACCATCTTCTAGTAAGAATGAAGCTCTTTAA